TTGGCATGGGGCATCGCCGAGCGCGCTCCTTCAGCGACCAGTGTCTCGAATGCGGAATCCTCGGCACCGTGCCTCCTCATGAAGCAGTCGATGTCCAGGGCGATCTCGCGTTCGGTCATACCGGGCGCAACTTCACGGCTGATGTAATCGAATGCCGCGTCGGCGACCTCGGCCGCGTTCCGAATGAGTGCCATCTCATCCGAATCCTTCACGAGTCTGAACTCCGCGATGATATTCTTCACAGGAGAGAGCTCAACGTCGGGCAGGGCATCCTTCAGCCGACGCCAGTCCGCGTAAGACAGGGACGCTTCTTCGAAGCCGATGCGGCTCAGACCAAGTCTCCGGACGGTCTCGGGCACGGATTTGAGGATGTTGCCCCTGACAGTCGTCACCGTGCAGCCGCAGGTCTCGACCGATGCCTGCTCCGTGTAGCGAGAGTCGGTCAGCAGTATCGTGCAGTCTCCAGAGATGATGAGTATAGCGGACGATCCGGTGAACCCGCTCATGTAGCGCACGTTCACAAGGTCCGACACGATCATTGCGCCAAGACCGCGTTGACACAGCGCTTCACGGAGTCTCAGCAGTCGCTTGTCAGTCACCAAGATTCACTCCTCGCGCAGTTTCTTGGCCGCTTCGAGGCCGAGGACGTAACTGTAGGCCCCGAAACCGGATATCTGACCAGCGGATATCGGAGCGATCACGGACTTCTGTCGGAACTCCTCCCGCGCATGGATGTTCGAAAGGTGCACCTCGACCGTGGGAACGCCGACCGAAGCCAGGGCGTCG
The sequence above is a segment of the Armatimonadota bacterium genome. Coding sequences within it:
- a CDS encoding aminopeptidase P family protein, with amino-acid sequence MVTDKRLLRLREALCQRGLGAMIVSDLVNVRYMSGFTGSSAILIISGDCTILLTDSRYTEQASVETCGCTVTTVRGNILKSVPETVRRLGLSRIGFEEASLSYADWRRLKDALPDVELSPVKNIIAEFRLVKDSDEMALIRNAAEVADAAFDYISREVAPGMTEREIALDIDCFMRRHGAEDSAFETLVAEGARSAMPHAKPQDRPVRDGEFILMDFGARVDGYHSDITRTVVLGPPDSRKREIYQIVLDAQSAAIEKIRPGATGKEIDAAARDHIAATGYGENFGHTLGHGLGLEIHDTRILAPDSDIVLAAGMVMTVEPGIYIPGFGGVRIEDDVLVTESGCEVLTRSPKSLESRASLE